In the Thiobacillus sp. genome, one interval contains:
- a CDS encoding PEP-CTERM sorting domain-containing protein → MKSPVLSVLALTLIAGSAHASVNLTFQNGVNGYAGTQDTELRSSPADTGTPQGGFESISVDGDDGSPDRKPNHGLVRFDSVFGAAAGQINAGDTIINATLTLNVFNPGSGFSVYDMLVDWNEATATWDSLANGIQGNGVEASNIAFAVFGADTSGENVPTGALVIDVTASLQKVQAGLLPGHGWGLVPFVNGTNGIDFETSEAFMASARPMLSVEVAPVPEPETYALMLAGLGLVGFAARRVRA, encoded by the coding sequence ATGAAAAGCCCCGTTCTTTCCGTTCTTGCCTTGACCCTCATCGCCGGTTCCGCCCATGCCTCCGTCAACCTGACTTTCCAGAATGGCGTGAACGGCTATGCAGGCACCCAGGACACGGAGTTGCGCAGCAGCCCTGCCGATACCGGCACTCCCCAGGGAGGCTTCGAGTCCATCAGCGTCGATGGCGACGACGGCAGCCCCGACCGCAAACCCAACCATGGCCTGGTCCGCTTCGACAGCGTCTTCGGCGCCGCAGCCGGTCAGATCAACGCCGGTGACACCATCATCAACGCCACCCTGACCCTGAATGTTTTCAATCCGGGCAGCGGCTTCTCCGTTTACGACATGCTGGTGGACTGGAACGAGGCCACCGCCACCTGGGACAGCCTGGCCAACGGCATCCAGGGCAATGGCGTGGAGGCTTCCAACATCGCCTTCGCAGTTTTCGGTGCCGACACCAGTGGCGAGAACGTGCCCACCGGCGCCCTGGTGATTGACGTCACCGCCAGCCTGCAGAAGGTGCAGGCCGGTCTGTTGCCCGGCCACGGCTGGGGCCTGGTCCCCTTCGTCAACGGCACCAACGGCATCGACTTCGAGACCAGCGAGGCCTTCATGGCCAGCGCCCGCCCCATGCTCAGCGTGGAAGTGGCCCCCGTGCCCGAGCCCGAAACCTATGCCCTGATGCTGGCCGGCCTGGGCCTGGTGGGTTTCGCAGCTCGGCGCGTCCGGGCCTGA
- a CDS encoding DUF3365 domain-containing protein: MGNTRQDKIRYRFRWIVVGIYVAAALGALLGIHLGIASIDRNTANIARERGVEIFRLIELTRLWNARHGGVYVPVAEETLPNPYLKAPLRDLTDQTGRALTMVNPAYMTRQLSELAEQSLGARFHITSLNPIRPANAPDPWEKESLVLFETRGAGDRLGFFPQGQGTVTSPTYRYMAPLKVTPPCMSCHAVQGYKVGDIRGGISVTMPAVDLVKAAAASRAQLIT, from the coding sequence ATGGGCAACACAAGGCAGGACAAGATCAGGTATCGCTTTCGCTGGATCGTGGTGGGCATCTACGTGGCTGCCGCGCTGGGCGCCCTGCTGGGCATCCACCTGGGTATCGCCAGCATCGACCGGAACACCGCCAACATCGCCCGGGAGCGGGGCGTGGAAATCTTTCGCCTGATCGAGCTCACCCGCCTCTGGAACGCCCGGCACGGGGGCGTGTATGTTCCCGTCGCCGAAGAAACCCTGCCAAATCCCTACCTCAAGGCCCCTCTGCGGGATCTCACCGACCAGACGGGGCGCGCCCTCACCATGGTCAACCCGGCCTACATGACCCGGCAGCTTTCCGAACTGGCCGAGCAGTCCCTGGGCGCCCGCTTCCACATCACCAGCCTGAACCCCATCCGCCCCGCCAACGCGCCGGACCCCTGGGAGAAGGAATCCCTCGTCCTGTTCGAAACCCGGGGCGCCGGGGACCGTCTGGGATTCTTCCCCCAGGGACAAGGCACCGTTACTAGCCCCACCTACCGCTACATGGCGCCCCTGAAGGTCACTCCTCCGTGCATGAGCTGCCACGCCGTCCAGGGCTACAAGGTGGGTGACATCCGGGGCGGCATCTCCGTTACCATGCCCGCCGTGGACCTGGTCAAGGCGGCGGCCGCGAGCCGCGCCCAGCTCATCACC
- a CDS encoding ATP-binding cassette domain-containing protein, whose amino-acid sequence MPLLILDKLELAYGHWPLLDGASLVVDKGDRIGLIGRNGTGKSSLLKVAARIVHPDAGEVWHQPGLRLGYVPQEPDFEPGHAVFDAVAEGVGEARRLLTAYHEIAHQVAHEATPDLLAELDRLTHELEAQDAWRLHSRVEETLQRLGLPTDVQVDTLSGGQKKRVALARALVAEPELLLLDEPTNHLDFEAIAWLEELLNAFNGALLFITHDRRFLDNVANRIAELDRGLLREYSGNYTAYQARKAEQLEVEAAQNRKFDKFWKQEEVWIRKGIEARRTRNEGRVRRLEQLRRDRAARQARMGQVGFALDAGERSGKLVAELEHVSHGYAGKPLIKDFSTRILRGDKLGLIGPNGCGKTTLIRLILGDLKPDEGRVRIGTNLQVAYFDQFRNVLNEEATLIDTISPGSDYVEIGGQKKHVIGYLEEFLFPPERARAKVSALSGGERNRLLLARLFARPSNLLVLDEPTNDLDIDTLELLEQLLQDYPGTVILVSHDRAFLDNVATQSIVFTGSAGQPGRLLELPGGYEDWLAYRPRVLAEAAPAAKPAAASKPASAPAPKPRKAGLSYKEQKELESLPGQIEALEAEQADIAGQMADPAVYADHVRSASLHARLAQIDESLLEMLERWEALEAKTCA is encoded by the coding sequence ATGCCCCTGCTCATCCTGGACAAACTGGAACTGGCCTACGGCCACTGGCCCCTGCTGGACGGCGCCAGCCTGGTGGTGGACAAGGGCGACCGCATCGGCCTCATCGGCCGCAACGGCACGGGCAAGTCCAGCCTCTTGAAGGTAGCGGCACGCATCGTCCACCCTGACGCCGGCGAGGTCTGGCACCAGCCCGGCCTGCGCCTGGGCTACGTGCCCCAGGAGCCGGACTTCGAGCCGGGCCACGCGGTGTTCGACGCCGTGGCGGAAGGCGTGGGCGAGGCCCGCCGCCTGCTCACCGCCTATCACGAGATCGCCCATCAGGTGGCCCACGAGGCCACGCCCGACCTGCTGGCGGAACTGGACCGCCTCACCCACGAACTGGAGGCCCAGGACGCCTGGCGGCTCCACAGCCGGGTGGAGGAGACCCTGCAGCGCCTGGGCCTGCCGACGGACGTGCAGGTGGACACCCTGTCCGGCGGCCAGAAGAAACGGGTGGCCCTGGCCCGGGCCCTGGTGGCGGAGCCGGAACTGCTGCTCCTGGACGAACCCACCAACCACCTGGATTTCGAAGCCATCGCCTGGCTGGAGGAATTGCTCAACGCCTTCAACGGCGCCCTGCTGTTCATCACCCACGACCGCCGCTTCCTGGACAACGTGGCCAACCGCATCGCCGAGCTGGACCGGGGCCTGCTGCGGGAGTACAGCGGCAACTACACCGCCTACCAGGCCAGGAAGGCGGAACAACTGGAGGTGGAGGCGGCCCAGAACCGCAAGTTCGACAAGTTCTGGAAGCAGGAGGAGGTCTGGATCCGCAAGGGCATCGAGGCCCGCCGCACCCGCAACGAAGGCCGTGTGCGCCGCCTGGAGCAGCTGCGCCGGGACCGGGCTGCCCGCCAGGCGCGCATGGGCCAGGTGGGCTTCGCCCTGGACGCGGGGGAACGCTCCGGCAAGCTGGTGGCGGAACTGGAACACGTCAGCCACGGCTATGCCGGCAAGCCCCTCATCAAGGACTTCTCCACCCGCATCCTGCGGGGCGACAAACTGGGCCTCATAGGCCCCAACGGCTGCGGCAAGACTACCCTCATCCGCCTCATCCTGGGGGACCTGAAACCGGACGAAGGCCGGGTGCGCATCGGCACCAACCTGCAAGTCGCCTACTTCGACCAGTTCCGCAACGTGCTGAACGAGGAGGCCACCCTCATCGACACCATCTCCCCGGGTTCCGACTACGTGGAGATCGGCGGCCAGAAAAAGCACGTCATCGGCTACCTGGAGGAATTCCTCTTCCCGCCGGAGCGGGCCCGGGCCAAGGTGTCGGCCCTGTCCGGCGGCGAACGCAACCGCCTGCTCCTGGCGAGGCTGTTCGCCCGTCCCTCCAACCTGCTGGTGCTGGACGAGCCCACCAACGACCTGGACATCGACACCCTGGAACTCCTGGAGCAACTGCTCCAGGACTATCCGGGCACGGTGATCCTGGTGTCCCACGACCGGGCCTTTCTGGACAACGTGGCGACCCAGAGCATCGTCTTCACGGGGAGTGCCGGCCAACCCGGTCGGCTGCTGGAACTGCCCGGCGGCTACGAGGACTGGCTGGCGTATCGGCCCCGGGTGCTGGCCGAGGCTGCGCCGGCAGCCAAGCCGGCGGCTGCGTCCAAGCCAGCATCAGCGCCCGCGCCCAAGCCGAGGAAGGCGGGGCTCAGCTACAAGGAGCAGAAGGAGCTGGAGTCCCTGCCCGGGCAGATCGAGGCCCTGGAAGCAGAGCAGGCCGACATCGCCGGGCAGATGGCCGATCCGGCGGTATATGCGGATCACGTCAGATCCGCTTCCTTGCACGCACGTTTGGCGCAGATCGATGAATCTTTGCTGGAAATGCTGGAGCGATGGGAGGCGTTGGAGGCCAAGACTTGCGCCTGA
- a CDS encoding TIGR03118 family protein, protein MFNRAMGRPTRITLALALVFCAQAGNSVASGYVQTNLVANHAKYNPTVMVDEYLVNPWGIALRPPGAGGHIWTSNAGTGTTTTYIGDVYRPTQPGYPVTPLYQDGLKVVPIVTSALDMETTRLGADQTAQVTGQVYNAASDFVGQPTEFFVQGPAINYSNGSVHGNDAGSAKFIFVTQDGTINAWRTKTDPGMLEAVVVKDYWTEDYVDQGFNNRPGFNGVAMTVDHWSTDAQGNKVADNRLYVADFANARIMTFDNQWNDITWKTPFAKPVDLVAPNWSPFNVQVLSDDRVYVAWSLSSFEIDEPTEEIPGAGHGRIVAYDRNGQMLQDYTAQGLLNNPWGMTIAPDNFGEFSGALLVANFGDGTIAAFDVNTGAELGYLRDPDGNVISIDGIWGLTFGNGWSLGDADSLYFTAGPDEERDGILGRLNVAAAPVPEPETYALMLAGLGLVGFMARRRAAK, encoded by the coding sequence ATGTTCAATCGCGCAATGGGTCGACCGACCCGCATCACCCTGGCACTGGCCCTGGTCTTCTGCGCCCAGGCTGGCAACTCCGTGGCCAGCGGCTACGTGCAGACCAACCTGGTGGCCAACCACGCCAAGTACAACCCCACCGTGATGGTGGACGAATATCTGGTCAACCCCTGGGGCATCGCCCTGCGCCCGCCCGGCGCCGGTGGCCACATCTGGACCAGCAACGCCGGTACCGGCACCACCACCACCTACATCGGAGATGTGTATCGGCCGACCCAGCCCGGCTACCCCGTCACGCCCCTGTATCAGGACGGCCTCAAGGTCGTGCCCATCGTCACCTCCGCCCTGGACATGGAAACCACCCGCCTGGGCGCCGACCAGACGGCCCAGGTGACCGGCCAGGTCTACAACGCCGCCAGCGACTTCGTCGGCCAACCCACCGAGTTCTTCGTGCAGGGCCCGGCCATCAATTACTCCAACGGCAGTGTCCACGGCAATGATGCCGGCTCCGCCAAGTTCATCTTTGTGACCCAGGACGGCACCATCAACGCCTGGCGCACCAAGACCGACCCGGGCATGCTGGAAGCCGTGGTGGTGAAGGACTACTGGACCGAGGATTACGTGGACCAGGGCTTCAACAACCGCCCCGGCTTCAACGGCGTGGCCATGACCGTGGACCATTGGAGCACCGACGCCCAGGGCAACAAGGTGGCCGACAACCGCCTGTACGTGGCGGACTTCGCCAACGCACGCATCATGACCTTCGACAACCAGTGGAATGACATCACCTGGAAAACCCCCTTCGCCAAGCCCGTCGACCTGGTGGCCCCCAATTGGAGTCCGTTCAACGTCCAGGTACTGAGCGACGACCGGGTCTATGTCGCCTGGAGCTTGAGCAGCTTCGAAATCGACGAGCCCACGGAGGAAATCCCCGGCGCGGGGCATGGCCGCATCGTGGCCTATGACCGTAACGGACAGATGCTGCAGGACTATACCGCCCAGGGGCTGCTGAACAATCCCTGGGGCATGACGATAGCCCCCGACAACTTCGGCGAGTTCTCCGGCGCCCTGCTGGTGGCCAATTTCGGCGACGGCACCATTGCCGCCTTCGACGTGAACACCGGCGCTGAACTGGGGTACCTGCGGGATCCGGACGGCAACGTCATCAGCATCGATGGCATCTGGGGCCTGACCTTCGGCAACGGCTGGTCCCTGGGGGATGCAGACAGCCTGTACTTCACCGCCGGCCCCGACGAAGAGCGGGACGGCATCCTGGGTCGCCTGAACGTGGCCGCCGCCCCCGTCCCCGAGCCCGAAACCTACGCCCTGATGCTGGCCGGTCTGGGTCTGGTAGGCTTCATGGCCCGTCGGCGCGCGGCCAAGTAA
- a CDS encoding HigA family addiction module antidote protein: MDTLKNIHPGEILLEEFIKPMGLSQTRLAQAIGVPPRRINEIVLGKRGITADTALRLSKAFGTSVQFWMGLQDEYELREAQAKLGDSLDEVMSLAA, translated from the coding sequence ATGGACACCCTGAAGAACATTCACCCCGGCGAGATCCTCCTCGAGGAGTTCATCAAGCCCATGGGCCTGAGTCAGACCCGGCTCGCCCAGGCAATCGGCGTGCCGCCCCGCCGCATCAATGAGATCGTACTCGGAAAGCGGGGCATTACAGCCGACACCGCACTGCGCCTTTCCAAGGCGTTCGGGACATCCGTGCAGTTCTGGATGGGCCTTCAGGACGAATATGAACTCAGGGAAGCACAGGCGAAACTGGGCGATTCCCTGGATGAAGTGATGAGCCTGGCGGCCTGA
- a CDS encoding TraR/DksA family transcriptional regulator, with protein sequence MTHLSPHDLQQIREALNTRRDALLAQMREALEQSGQTQYAEILGRGSGDSSDEALAVTLGDLSAARLDHEVRQLRALEAAAARIRGEEFGTCEDCGVAIPAARLVANPAATRCVACQELHEKTFAGQDRGSL encoded by the coding sequence ATGACCCACCTCAGCCCCCATGACCTGCAGCAGATCCGTGAAGCCTTGAACACCCGCAGGGATGCGTTGCTGGCGCAGATGCGGGAAGCCCTGGAGCAAAGTGGCCAGACCCAGTATGCGGAAATACTGGGACGAGGCTCCGGCGACAGTTCCGACGAGGCCCTGGCCGTTACCCTGGGGGACTTGTCCGCCGCCCGCCTGGACCATGAGGTGCGGCAGTTGCGCGCGCTGGAGGCCGCCGCTGCCCGCATCAGGGGCGAGGAGTTCGGTACCTGCGAGGACTGCGGCGTGGCCATCCCCGCCGCCCGCCTGGTGGCCAATCCGGCCGCCACCCGCTGCGTGGCCTGCCAGGAACTGCACGAAAAGACCTTCGCCGGCCAGGATCGCGGCAGCCTGTAG
- a CDS encoding nitrogen fixation protein NifZ, with protein MQTRFDYGDSVRITRSVRNDGTCPGLDIGNLLVRRGSVGFVMNVGAFLQDQIIYTVNFLDQDRIVGCREEELIGASSIPSRTSSCSG; from the coding sequence CTGCAGACCCGCTTCGACTATGGCGATTCGGTGCGCATCACCCGTAGCGTGCGCAACGACGGCACCTGCCCCGGCTTGGACATCGGCAACCTGCTGGTGCGCCGGGGCTCCGTGGGATTCGTCATGAACGTGGGTGCCTTCCTCCAGGACCAGATCATCTACACGGTGAACTTCCTGGACCAGGACCGCATCGTGGGCTGCCGGGAGGAAGAGCTCATCGGCGCCAGCTCTATCCCGAGCCGGACAAGTTCCTGTTCGGGATGA
- a CDS encoding alkaline phosphatase D family protein, producing the protein MRLTRLAAALALILPAAAQAAVGALSQGVVAGDLRHDAAMLWAMPNVAGSLSFEVATDAAFTQVVLNSSPISATPGVAAKWDATGLAAGTTYFYRATDFANNMSSGTFTTPFSGGFNGLRFGVSGDWQGELTPYPAFGNVAGRNLNFFVQLGDTIYAEDYHTPGEPTAATLAEYRAKYAQALTPPAGTANTLKDLRQSTAVYSMIDDHEVVNDFAGGAPSASDPRFAPGAPYINETQRYANGLQAFHEAMPMQNLVYGATGDPRTAGKTQLFRSESFGRDAAMFLLDARSFRDQELGNPNLANPAEVGAFLANSALAPRTMLGAQQVADLKAGLLSAQNDGVTWKFVMVPEPIMNLGPLAAADRFEGYAAERNDILRFVDENGIDNVVFVAADLHGTLVNDLSYQKTEEVFAAVTNPNNPFGSLAAPQHKVDSWEIITGAAAFDQPLGPTIIQQALAAGLIDANTVAYYDSLSTLGKEQFLKQLIDAQIVPLGYNPLGLEDSAIPFADLTPFGLPQDYALATHTYGWTEFAIDPVTQALTVTTYGVPAYGLGVLSEATPVVVSQFQVTAVPEPEAYALMLAGLGLVGALARRRVNR; encoded by the coding sequence ATGCGCCTGACCCGCCTTGCCGCCGCCCTTGCCCTGATCCTGCCCGCCGCCGCCCAGGCCGCCGTAGGCGCCCTGTCCCAGGGCGTGGTCGCCGGCGACCTGCGACACGACGCCGCCATGCTGTGGGCCATGCCCAACGTGGCGGGCAGCCTCAGCTTCGAAGTGGCCACCGACGCCGCCTTCACCCAAGTTGTCCTGAACTCCAGCCCCATCTCTGCCACCCCAGGCGTGGCCGCCAAATGGGACGCCACCGGCCTGGCCGCGGGCACCACCTATTTCTACCGGGCCACGGATTTCGCCAACAACATGAGCAGCGGCACCTTCACCACCCCCTTCAGCGGCGGGTTCAACGGCCTCAGGTTCGGCGTCTCGGGCGACTGGCAGGGCGAGCTGACCCCCTATCCGGCCTTCGGCAACGTGGCGGGGCGCAATCTGAACTTCTTTGTGCAGCTGGGCGACACCATCTATGCCGAGGACTACCATACCCCGGGCGAACCCACCGCCGCCACCCTGGCCGAGTATCGGGCCAAGTACGCCCAGGCCCTGACCCCTCCCGCCGGTACGGCCAACACGCTGAAGGATCTGCGCCAGTCCACGGCGGTGTACTCCATGATCGACGACCACGAGGTGGTCAACGATTTCGCCGGCGGCGCCCCTTCGGCCAGCGACCCGCGCTTTGCACCCGGCGCGCCCTATATCAACGAGACCCAGCGCTACGCCAACGGCCTGCAGGCCTTCCACGAGGCCATGCCCATGCAGAACCTGGTCTACGGCGCCACCGGCGACCCCCGCACTGCCGGCAAGACCCAGCTGTTCCGCAGCGAGTCCTTCGGCCGGGACGCCGCCATGTTCCTGCTGGACGCCCGCTCGTTCCGCGACCAGGAGCTGGGCAATCCCAACCTGGCCAACCCCGCCGAGGTGGGCGCCTTCCTGGCCAACTCCGCCCTGGCGCCCCGCACCATGCTGGGGGCCCAGCAGGTGGCCGATCTGAAGGCGGGCCTGCTGAGCGCCCAGAACGACGGCGTCACCTGGAAATTCGTCATGGTCCCGGAGCCCATCATGAACCTGGGGCCCCTGGCCGCCGCCGACCGCTTCGAAGGCTACGCGGCGGAACGCAACGACATCCTGCGCTTCGTGGACGAAAACGGCATCGACAACGTGGTGTTCGTGGCCGCCGACCTGCATGGCACCCTGGTGAACGACCTGAGCTACCAGAAGACCGAAGAGGTGTTCGCCGCGGTCACCAACCCCAACAATCCCTTCGGCAGCCTGGCCGCCCCCCAGCACAAGGTCGACTCCTGGGAAATCATCACCGGCGCCGCCGCCTTTGACCAGCCCCTGGGCCCCACCATCATCCAGCAGGCTCTGGCCGCCGGCCTGATCGACGCCAACACCGTGGCCTACTACGACTCCCTTTCTACCCTGGGCAAGGAGCAGTTCCTCAAGCAACTGATCGATGCCCAGATCGTCCCCCTGGGCTACAACCCCCTGGGCCTGGAGGATTCCGCCATCCCGTTCGCCGACCTGACCCCCTTCGGCCTGCCCCAGGACTACGCCCTGGCCACCCACACCTACGGCTGGACCGAGTTCGCCATCGATCCCGTCACCCAGGCGCTCACCGTGACTACCTACGGCGTGCCCGCCTATGGCCTGGGGGTGCTGTCCGAGGCCACTCCGGTGGTGGTCAGCCAGTTCCAGGTGACCGCCGTGCCTGAACCCGAAGCCTACGCCCTGATGCTGGCCGGTCTGGGCCTGGTGGGTGCCCTGGCCCGTCGGCGGGTCAACAGGTAA
- a CDS encoding DUF839 domain-containing protein yields the protein MTLKKLTLAVAMVLAGQAHAAVPNIVNAITPVGGAAETVAPFALGPGFTQTVIADRVTQNTLVPGSNSGNWDMIDTNDTGADAGRYLFMPFETGTGGVQRVDLWDNNYNTRTVTIVAPGTQGFVSGDASRWTPWGTYLTAEESWSDPNQTASGKGRLFEVTNPTTAGVNGGDFVHRKIGPADIRVSHEGLAFDKDNNFYFIDERNDSGIFKFTSNNPNANNGADFFANGTISVLRVGNGLNDTFTNVNEEATGAYSWVALTDANGNALSNAIVKTDANGMKIMDGRATPNVIGLHGTNFDRPEDMEIETLADGSQILYVATTTNDKVFAMDLANNEISLFASQDTIDAATGAAVGGVFNSPDNLAIDKNGDIYIIEDQNSFNDGGVIKHQANIWKATDADNDGVAESVEVWATLMTQGAEPTGLYFHPVTNEAFVNVQHPSSGNDVLVQISAVPEPETYALMLAGLGLVGFIARRRKA from the coding sequence ATGACGCTCAAGAAACTGACCCTCGCCGTAGCCATGGTTCTGGCTGGGCAAGCCCACGCCGCCGTGCCCAATATCGTCAACGCCATCACCCCCGTGGGTGGCGCTGCTGAAACCGTTGCCCCCTTCGCCCTGGGCCCCGGCTTCACCCAGACTGTCATCGCCGACCGCGTAACTCAGAACACTCTGGTCCCCGGCTCCAACTCCGGCAACTGGGACATGATCGACACCAACGACACCGGCGCCGACGCCGGCCGTTACCTGTTCATGCCCTTCGAAACCGGTACCGGTGGCGTGCAGCGCGTGGACCTGTGGGACAACAACTACAACACCCGCACCGTGACCATCGTCGCGCCCGGCACCCAGGGTTTTGTCTCTGGCGATGCCTCCCGCTGGACCCCCTGGGGCACCTATCTGACCGCCGAGGAGTCCTGGTCCGACCCCAACCAGACCGCCAGCGGAAAGGGCCGTCTGTTCGAGGTCACCAACCCCACCACCGCCGGCGTCAACGGCGGCGACTTCGTGCATCGCAAGATCGGCCCGGCCGACATCCGCGTGTCCCATGAAGGCCTGGCGTTCGACAAGGACAACAACTTCTACTTCATCGACGAGCGCAACGACAGCGGCATCTTCAAGTTCACCTCCAACAACCCCAATGCCAATAACGGCGCCGACTTCTTCGCCAATGGCACCATCTCCGTGCTGCGCGTGGGCAACGGCCTGAACGACACCTTCACCAACGTCAACGAGGAAGCCACCGGCGCCTACAGCTGGGTTGCCCTCACCGACGCCAACGGCAACGCCCTGTCCAACGCCATCGTCAAGACCGACGCCAACGGCATGAAGATCATGGACGGCCGCGCCACCCCCAACGTCATCGGCCTGCACGGTACCAACTTCGACCGTCCGGAAGACATGGAAATCGAAACCCTGGCCGACGGCAGCCAGATCCTGTACGTGGCCACCACCACCAACGACAAGGTCTTCGCCATGGACCTGGCCAACAACGAGATCAGCCTGTTCGCCAGCCAGGACACCATCGATGCCGCCACCGGCGCCGCCGTGGGTGGTGTTTTCAACAGCCCGGACAACCTGGCCATCGACAAGAACGGTGACATCTACATCATCGAGGACCAGAACTCCTTCAATGATGGCGGCGTGATCAAGCACCAGGCCAACATCTGGAAGGCCACCGACGCCGACAACGACGGCGTGGCCGAGTCTGTCGAAGTCTGGGCCACCCTGATGACCCAGGGCGCCGAACCCACCGGCCTGTACTTCCACCCCGTCACCAACGAGGCCTTCGTGAACGTGCAGCATCCCTCCAGCGGCAACGACGTGCTGGTGCAGATCAGCGCCGTTCCCGAGCCCGAGACCTATGCCCTGATGCTGGCGGGTCTGGGCCTGGTGGGCTTCATCGCCCGTCGCCGCAAGGCCTGA
- a CDS encoding type II toxin-antitoxin system RelE/ParE family toxin, with the protein MIHDFADKETEKIWRQLVSRRLPGEIQQTALRKLFMLDKAQSLDDVRIPPANRLEAIKGDRKGQHSIRINDQWRICFIWTRRGAEAVEIVDYH; encoded by the coding sequence ATGATTCACGACTTCGCTGACAAGGAGACGGAGAAGATCTGGCGTCAACTGGTGTCGCGGCGGCTGCCAGGAGAGATCCAGCAGACCGCGTTGCGCAAGCTGTTCATGCTGGACAAGGCCCAGTCCCTGGATGACGTGCGCATTCCACCCGCCAACCGGCTGGAGGCAATTAAAGGCGATCGGAAAGGGCAGCACAGCATCCGGATCAATGACCAGTGGCGCATCTGTTTCATCTGGACCCGCCGGGGCGCGGAGGCGGTGGAGATCGTGGATTACCACTGA